One Tachysurus vachellii isolate PV-2020 chromosome 8, HZAU_Pvac_v1, whole genome shotgun sequence genomic window carries:
- the fkbp7 gene encoding peptidyl-prolyl cis-trans isomerase FKBP7 yields MCKMSERLFLYFILCLHFIVVFITLVCATDSTDEVQIEVIYLPENCTQKARKGDLLHAHYDGYLAKDGSQFYCSRSAKDGQPHWFVHGVGEVIKGLDIGLKDMCPGEKRKITVPPSLAFGEKGKEPVPPNATLIFKVELLHVRRGPRSMEAFNEMDHNNDRTLTKEEVKEHLKMEAKKLNVQKDESYFDAVVSDVFRRNDEDADGTLTIKEYNVYEHDEL; encoded by the exons ATGTGCAAGATGTCGGAGCGTTTGTTTCTTTACTTTATTCTCTGTCTTCACTTTATTGTTGTCTTTATCACTTTAGTTTGTGCCACAGATTCGACTGATGAGGTTCAAATCGAGGTGATTTACTTACCAGAAAACTGCACCCAGAAAGCGAGGAAGGGAGATTTATTACACGCACATTATGATGGATATCTGGCCAAGGACGGGTCTCAGTTCTactgcag TCGCTCAGCTAAAGATGGACAGCCTCACTGGTTTGTTCATGGGGTTGGGGAGGTCATCAAGGGCTTGGACATTGGCCTGAAAGACATGTGTCCTGGTGAGAAGCGGAAGATCACGGTACCTCCTTCGTTAGCATTTGGTGAGAAGGGGAAAG AGCCGGTGCCACCCAATGCAACCTTGATCTTTAAGGTGGAGCTTTTGCATGTGCGACGAGGTCCACGCAGCATGGAAGCCTTTAACGAAATGGACCACAACAATGATCGGACTCTTACAAAAGAAGAG GTGAAAGAACACTTGAAAATGGAAGCAAAGAAGTTAAACGTGCAGAAAGACGAGTCCTATTTCGACGCTGTTGTGAGCGACGTCTTCCGCAGGAATGACGAGGACGCAGATGGAACTTTAACCATAAAAGAGTACAATGTCTATGAGCATGATGAGCTTTAA